A segment of the Serratia fonticola genome:
GTGTCTTGATTATCACAGGCGACCAGCCCGGCAAGCAAAACGGCCAACGCCGTACATTTGGCAATGGTCTTCAACATCATCCCCTCCTTTCGTATTACGCGTCATGGCGTAACCGTAGCAACTCGTTCTTCTGTTTGCCAGATGAGAAGCTTGATATTAGCACCCCTCTCTCCAAAGGGAGAGAGGGAAACCGAACGCTATTGACGGGAGAGGGGTTATTCCCCTGGGAACAGGAACGGGTTGATACTGCTGCGGGCAAAGCCTTCGTCTTCCATTTTGGCATCGAGGATTAGCGAAGCCAGATCGTCGGCCACCGCTTCAACCTGCGGGTCCTTTTCCTGATAGAGGATCTTCAGGTAGGTGCCACAGTCGCCACAGCTTTCCGCTTTCACCGCAGCCTGCTCACTTTCCAATGACCAGTAGTTGAGATCGCGGGTTTGCTCGCAGTTACTGCATTTTACCCGCACCACATGCCATTCACTCTCGCACAGATTGCAATGCAGATATCGCAGGCCATTTACGGTACCAATGTGCACCACGCTGGAAACAGGCATGCTGCCGCAGACCGGGCAGAACTGGCGGTGTTCGCCGTATTCGGCACGCGCCTTACCCGGGATCTGGCTGGCCATCTGCGCCCAGTACAGCGACAGAGCGGCCCAGAGGAACGGCGCTTTATCGCTGCCCACTTTGGCAAACTCGCCGCTCAGCAGGGCACGCGCCATCAGCTCCAACTCATGGGCCGAGGATTTCTCCAGGTTCTCCAACACTGCCAGCACGTGCTCCGGTGCCTGTGGACGCAGTTC
Coding sequences within it:
- the fdhE gene encoding formate dehydrogenase accessory protein FdhE; translated protein: MSIRIVPKEQLGAQREKSTTAETIPPLLFANLKSLYTRRAERLRQLATDHPLGDYLNFAASIAQAQHNACHDNPLELDLSETLVQSAASGKPPLDVNVYPRSEHWHKLLVSLIAELRPQAPEHVLAVLENLEKSSAHELELMARALLSGEFAKVGSDKAPFLWAALSLYWAQMASQIPGKARAEYGEHRQFCPVCGSMPVSSVVHIGTVNGLRYLHCNLCESEWHVVRVKCSNCEQTRDLNYWSLESEQAAVKAESCGDCGTYLKILYQEKDPQVEAVADDLASLILDAKMEDEGFARSSINPFLFPGE